A genomic region of Micromonospora sp. NBRC 110009 contains the following coding sequences:
- a CDS encoding maleylpyruvate isomerase N-terminal domain-containing protein has protein sequence METVRRAFQDECGRLEEVLRGLDEADLDRPTPCPPWAVRDLLAHVRTGAGRLVEMLAAPAPERAEVDAAGYFGAAKFAPEVDDARIDSARREARELAGVPEVAEGFGRAWRAADAAVAAQPPERLVRTRHGDPMTLTEFLRTRVVEVGVHGLDLADALDRRPWLTPTAAEVVAELLAAGRPVPDGLGWDALTLVRKATGRTELTARERALVARSGFRWLAFGG, from the coding sequence ATGGAGACGGTACGCAGGGCGTTCCAGGACGAGTGCGGGCGGCTGGAGGAGGTGCTGCGGGGTCTCGACGAGGCGGACCTGGACCGGCCCACACCCTGCCCGCCGTGGGCGGTGCGGGACCTGCTCGCGCACGTGCGCACCGGTGCGGGACGGCTGGTCGAGATGCTCGCCGCGCCGGCTCCCGAGCGGGCGGAGGTGGACGCCGCCGGCTACTTCGGGGCGGCCAAGTTCGCCCCGGAGGTCGACGACGCCCGGATCGACAGCGCCCGCCGGGAGGCGCGCGAACTGGCCGGCGTACCCGAGGTGGCGGAGGGCTTCGGGCGGGCCTGGCGGGCGGCCGACGCGGCGGTCGCCGCGCAGCCGCCGGAGCGGCTCGTCCGCACCCGGCACGGCGACCCGATGACGCTCACCGAGTTCCTGCGTACCCGCGTGGTGGAGGTCGGGGTGCACGGCCTGGACCTGGCCGACGCGCTGGACCGGCGGCCGTGGCTGACGCCCACCGCCGCGGAGGTGGTGGCGGAACTGCTGGCAGCGGGCCGGCCGGTGCCCGACGGGCTGGGCTGGGACGCCCTGACCCTGGTCCGCAAGGCCACCGGCCGAACCGAGCTCACCGCGCGGGAGCGGGCGCTGGTGGCCCGGTCCGGCTTCCGCTGGCTCGCCTTCGGCGGCTGA
- a CDS encoding SDR family oxidoreductase gives MNLTDRVVVITGGAGGIGSALGRRFAAEGAAVVVLADLDRDAARAVAEGIGPVVHGVGLDVTDEAQVHALVDETERRYGRIDLFCANAGVATGGGVDAPDADWARAWQVNVMAHVHTARATLPAMLRRGQGYLLFTCSAAGVLTAVGDAPYTATKHAAVGFAEWLAITYRDAGIRVSALCPQGVDTPMLADGLAAGHLGARVIAASGAVLTPDQVADATIAGLAEERFLILPHPEVASYARRRAEDPDGWQAGLRKLVRKLRAANQ, from the coding sequence ATGAACCTCACCGATCGGGTGGTCGTGATCACCGGCGGGGCGGGAGGCATCGGCAGCGCCCTCGGCCGCCGGTTCGCCGCCGAGGGCGCCGCCGTGGTCGTCCTGGCCGACCTGGACCGCGACGCGGCCCGGGCGGTGGCCGAGGGGATCGGACCGGTCGTCCACGGCGTCGGCCTGGACGTCACCGACGAGGCGCAGGTCCACGCGCTGGTCGACGAGACCGAGCGGCGGTACGGGCGGATCGATCTGTTCTGCGCCAACGCCGGCGTGGCCACGGGCGGGGGAGTGGACGCCCCCGACGCCGACTGGGCGCGGGCCTGGCAGGTCAACGTGATGGCTCACGTGCACACCGCCCGGGCCACGCTGCCCGCGATGCTCCGGCGCGGCCAGGGCTACCTGCTCTTCACCTGCTCGGCGGCCGGCGTGCTGACCGCGGTCGGCGACGCCCCGTACACCGCGACCAAGCACGCGGCGGTCGGCTTCGCCGAGTGGCTCGCCATCACCTACCGGGACGCCGGCATCCGGGTCAGCGCGCTCTGCCCGCAGGGCGTGGACACCCCGATGCTCGCCGACGGCCTCGCCGCCGGCCACCTCGGCGCCCGGGTGATCGCCGCCTCCGGCGCGGTGCTCACCCCCGACCAGGTCGCCGACGCCACCATCGCCGGGCTGGCCGAGGAGCGGTTCCTCATCCTGCCCCACCCGGAGGTCGCCAGCTACGCCCGCCGCCGCGCCGAGGACCCGGACGGCTGGCAGGCCGGCCTGCGCAAGCTGGTCCGCAAGCTGCGGGCGGCGAATCAGTAG
- a CDS encoding DUF1028 domain-containing protein — translation MTFSIVARSADGRLHGVAVASKFLAAGALVPAAEAEVGAVATQAHVNLAYRGQGLALLRSGVAAADAVAGLVAADPGRDDRQLGVVGATGDGATWTGPRCHPWAGGEAGDGWAVQGNILAGPQVVEAIRDAWLGDSELPFPQRLLAALHAGDRAGGDRRGRQSAGLLVVQRRGGYAGTGDELVDLRVDDHPDPVTELGRLLDVHTMLFGKPDPATLRDLTGPLAEEVTARLATAGHPVGPAGLDDALASWAGVENLEERIVPGRIDPIVLDHLRRTAA, via the coding sequence GTGACCTTCTCGATCGTCGCCCGGTCCGCCGACGGCCGCCTGCACGGCGTCGCCGTGGCCAGCAAGTTCCTCGCCGCCGGCGCGTTGGTCCCGGCCGCCGAGGCCGAGGTGGGCGCGGTGGCCACCCAGGCGCACGTCAACCTGGCGTACCGCGGGCAGGGGCTGGCCCTGCTGCGCAGCGGGGTGGCCGCCGCGGACGCCGTCGCCGGCCTGGTCGCCGCCGACCCGGGTCGGGACGATCGGCAGCTCGGTGTGGTCGGCGCGACCGGCGACGGGGCCACCTGGACCGGGCCGCGCTGCCACCCGTGGGCCGGCGGTGAGGCCGGCGACGGCTGGGCGGTGCAGGGCAACATCCTGGCCGGTCCGCAGGTCGTCGAGGCGATCCGGGACGCCTGGCTGGGCGACAGCGAACTGCCCTTCCCGCAACGGCTGCTGGCCGCGCTGCACGCGGGTGACCGGGCCGGCGGCGACCGGCGGGGCCGGCAGAGCGCCGGCCTGCTGGTGGTGCAGCGGCGCGGCGGTTACGCCGGCACCGGCGACGAGCTGGTGGACCTGCGGGTGGACGACCACCCCGACCCGGTCACCGAGCTGGGCCGCCTGCTCGACGTGCACACCATGCTCTTCGGCAAGCCCGACCCGGCCACCCTGCGCGACCTCACCGGCCCGCTCGCCGAGGAGGTGACGGCGCGGCTGGCCACCGCCGGTCACCCGGTCGGGCCGGCCGGCCTGGACGACGCGCTCGCCTCCTGGGCGGGCGTGGAGAACCTGGAGGAGCGCATCGTCCCCGGCCGGATCGACCCGATCGTCCTGGACCACCTGCGCCGCACCGCCGCGTGA
- a CDS encoding LLM class F420-dependent oxidoreductase, protein MTVPLSGIPLADHAPVYAALDRAGFTDVWSSEVAGTDAFTPLALAAAWQPGLRLGTAIAPVFTRGPGLLAMSAAALAEAAPGRFALGIGASSPVLVRDWNATRFTEPFQRTRDVLRFLRAALRGETVDEVYDTFTVRRFTLERPPAVPPPVLLAALRPGMLRLAAAEADGVILNWLSADDVPTALGELGERRPGFEVAARIFVCPTEDAAYARALGRRLVTGYLTVPAYAAFHRWLGREETLGPMWAKWAAGDRRGASAAVPDEVVDALVLHGSPEECVAQVRRYAEHGVDVPVLAVLPTPELAAGGAAALSALIPRLAPGGEEGS, encoded by the coding sequence ATGACGGTGCCGCTCAGCGGCATCCCGCTCGCCGACCACGCCCCGGTCTACGCGGCCCTCGACCGGGCCGGCTTCACCGACGTCTGGTCGTCGGAGGTCGCCGGCACCGACGCGTTCACCCCGCTCGCGCTCGCCGCGGCGTGGCAACCCGGGCTCCGCCTCGGCACGGCGATCGCCCCCGTCTTCACCCGGGGACCCGGGCTGCTCGCGATGAGCGCCGCCGCCCTGGCCGAGGCCGCCCCCGGGCGGTTCGCGCTCGGCATCGGCGCCTCCTCGCCGGTGCTCGTCCGTGACTGGAACGCCACCCGGTTCACTGAGCCGTTCCAGCGGACCCGCGACGTGCTGCGCTTCCTGCGCGCCGCGTTGCGCGGCGAGACCGTCGACGAGGTCTACGACACCTTCACCGTCCGCCGGTTCACCCTGGAACGTCCGCCGGCCGTGCCGCCGCCGGTGCTGCTGGCCGCGCTGCGCCCCGGCATGCTGCGGCTGGCCGCCGCCGAGGCCGACGGCGTGATCCTCAACTGGCTCTCCGCCGACGACGTGCCGACCGCCCTCGGCGAACTGGGCGAACGCCGGCCCGGCTTCGAGGTCGCCGCCCGGATCTTCGTCTGCCCCACCGAGGACGCCGCGTACGCCCGGGCGCTGGGGCGCCGGCTGGTCACCGGCTACCTCACCGTGCCGGCGTACGCGGCCTTCCACCGGTGGCTGGGCCGGGAGGAGACGCTCGGCCCGATGTGGGCGAAGTGGGCGGCCGGTGACCGGCGGGGCGCCTCGGCGGCCGTACCGGACGAGGTGGTCGACGCGCTGGTGCTGCACGGCTCACCCGAGGAGTGCGTCGCCCAGGTCCGCCGGTACGCCGAGCACGGAGTGGACGTACCCGTGCTGGCGGTGCTGCCCACCCCGGAGTTGGCCGCCGGCGGCGCGGCCGCGCTGTCCGCGTTGATACCCCGGTTGGCGCCCGGCGGCGAGGAGGGCAGCTGA